In Chromobacterium rhizoryzae, one genomic interval encodes:
- the recA gene encoding recombinase RecA: protein MASEDKSKALAAALAQIEKQFGKGSIMRMSDNQINENLQVVSTGSLSLDLALGVGGLPRGRVVEIYGPESSGKTTLCLQAVAEMQKLGGTCAYIDAENALDPQYAQKLGVKVDDLLISQPDTGEQALEICDMLVRSSGVDLIVIDSVAALVPKAEIEGEMGDSHVGLQARLMSQALRKLTGNIKRTNTLVIFINQIRMKIGVMFGNPETTTGGNALKFYASVRLDIRRTGGIKKGEEVIGNDTRVKVVKNKVSPPFRQADFEILYGEGISRQGEIIELGVKHGFIDKSGAWYAYNGQKIGQGKDNTREWLKSNPEIAAEVERKIRDAVGIKVEITEGQPDEEFADDALDA from the coding sequence ATGGCATCCGAAGACAAGAGCAAAGCGTTGGCCGCGGCCCTTGCCCAAATTGAAAAACAGTTTGGCAAGGGTTCGATCATGCGCATGAGCGACAACCAGATCAACGAAAACCTGCAAGTGGTCTCCACCGGCTCGCTGAGTCTGGACCTGGCGCTGGGCGTCGGCGGCCTGCCGCGCGGCCGCGTGGTGGAAATCTACGGCCCGGAGTCGTCCGGTAAAACCACCCTGTGTCTGCAAGCGGTGGCCGAGATGCAAAAATTGGGCGGCACCTGCGCCTACATCGACGCGGAAAACGCGCTGGACCCGCAATATGCGCAAAAGCTGGGCGTCAAGGTCGACGACCTGCTGATCTCGCAGCCGGACACCGGCGAGCAGGCGCTGGAAATCTGCGACATGCTGGTGCGCTCCAGCGGCGTCGATCTGATCGTGATCGACTCGGTGGCCGCCTTGGTGCCCAAGGCTGAAATCGAAGGCGAGATGGGCGACAGCCACGTGGGCCTGCAAGCCCGCCTGATGAGCCAGGCGCTGCGCAAGCTGACCGGCAACATCAAGCGCACCAACACCCTGGTGATCTTCATCAACCAGATCCGCATGAAGATCGGCGTGATGTTCGGCAACCCGGAAACCACCACCGGCGGCAACGCGCTGAAGTTCTACGCCTCCGTGCGCCTGGACATCCGCCGCACCGGCGGCATCAAGAAGGGCGAGGAAGTGATCGGCAACGACACCCGCGTCAAAGTGGTGAAGAACAAGGTGTCGCCGCCGTTCCGCCAGGCCGATTTCGAAATCCTGTACGGCGAGGGCATCTCCCGTCAGGGCGAGATCATCGAACTGGGCGTCAAGCACGGCTTCATCGACAAATCCGGCGCCTGGTACGCCTACAACGGCCAGAAGATCGGCCAGGGCAAGGACAACACCCGCGAATGGCTGAAGTCCAACCCGGAAATCGCCGCTGAAGTGGAGCGCAAGATCCGCGACGCGGTGGGCATCAAAGTGGAAATCACCGAAGGCCAGCCGGACGAAGAGTTCGCCGACGACGCGCTCGACGCCTGA
- the alaS gene encoding alanine--tRNA ligase: MKTSEIRQKFLDFFAGKNHQVVPSSSLIPGNDPTLMFTVAGMVQFKDVFLGFEKRDYTRATTSQKCLRAGGKHNDLENVGYTARHHTFFEMLGNFSFGDYFKQDAITFAWEFLTGEQWLNLPKDKLLVTVYASDDEAYDIWHKSVGLPADKIIRIGDNKGAPYASDNFWTMGDTGPCGPCTEIFYDHGPSVAGGPPGSPDEDGDRFMEIWNNVFMQFNRDESGTLHPLPKPSVDTGMGLERLSTVLQHVKSNYETDALACLVRAAARETGMAYSQDVPSLKVIADHIRACCFMVADGILPSNEGRGYVLRRIARRAIRHGYKLGQKGLFFHKIVADLVAEMGDAYPELREKQAHIEDALRAEEIKFAETLEIGMGLVDSALEGGKTKLDGDTIFKLYDTFGFPVDLTADICRERDIHADLEGFEHAMEAQRERGRAGSSFKMTGKVSYSGADTCFHGYDSASTDAKVLALFKGTEAVAALEAGEEGIVVLDDTPFYAEGGGQVGDVGEISLQGGIGALFDVNDTQKIQAAVFGHKGKLARGRLAVGDSVTATIDLHARAASARNHSATHLLHAALRHVLGDHVAQKGSLVNPERTRFDFAHGEPVSAEQIAELERVVNRVISHNLPVKAEVMSMEAAQKSGAMMLFGEKYGDEVRVLTMGDFSAELCGGTHVQRTGDIGLFKIVAESGVAAGVRRVEAVTGEGAIAHIQAQDALLKEAAGALKAQTLDEVAAKIGSLQDNVKTLEKELAKLKGQLAASAGDSLADGAADVNGVKVLAVELPGADNNALRETLDKLKDKLGSAAIVLAAKGDGKVALVAGVTADLTSKLKAGELVNFVAQQVGGKGGGRPDMAQAGGTQPENLAAALAGVQAWVAAKL, encoded by the coding sequence ATGAAAACCTCTGAAATTCGCCAGAAATTCCTGGATTTCTTTGCCGGCAAAAACCATCAGGTGGTGCCCTCCAGCAGCCTGATCCCCGGCAACGACCCCACGCTGATGTTCACCGTCGCCGGCATGGTGCAGTTCAAGGACGTGTTCCTGGGCTTTGAAAAACGCGATTACACCCGCGCCACCACCAGCCAGAAATGTCTGCGCGCCGGCGGCAAGCACAACGACCTGGAAAACGTCGGCTACACCGCGCGCCACCACACCTTCTTCGAAATGCTGGGCAACTTCAGCTTCGGCGATTACTTCAAGCAGGACGCCATCACCTTCGCCTGGGAATTCCTGACCGGCGAGCAATGGCTGAACCTGCCCAAGGACAAGCTGCTGGTCACCGTCTACGCCTCCGACGACGAAGCCTACGACATCTGGCACAAGAGCGTGGGCCTGCCGGCCGACAAGATCATCCGCATCGGCGACAACAAGGGCGCGCCGTACGCCTCCGACAACTTCTGGACCATGGGCGACACCGGCCCCTGCGGCCCCTGCACCGAGATCTTCTACGACCACGGCCCGAGCGTGGCCGGCGGCCCTCCGGGCAGCCCGGATGAAGACGGCGACCGCTTCATGGAAATCTGGAACAACGTGTTCATGCAGTTCAACCGCGACGAGTCCGGCACCCTGCATCCGCTGCCCAAGCCGTCGGTCGACACCGGCATGGGTCTGGAACGCCTGTCCACCGTGCTGCAACACGTCAAGTCCAACTACGAGACCGACGCGCTGGCCTGCCTGGTGCGCGCCGCGGCGCGCGAAACCGGCATGGCCTACAGCCAGGACGTGCCGTCGCTCAAAGTGATCGCCGACCACATCCGGGCCTGTTGCTTCATGGTCGCCGACGGCATCTTGCCGTCCAACGAAGGCCGCGGCTACGTGCTGCGCCGCATCGCCCGCCGCGCCATCCGCCACGGCTACAAGCTGGGCCAGAAAGGCCTGTTCTTCCACAAGATCGTCGCCGACCTGGTGGCCGAGATGGGCGACGCCTATCCGGAACTGCGCGAGAAGCAGGCGCATATCGAAGACGCGCTGCGCGCCGAGGAGATCAAGTTCGCCGAGACGCTGGAAATCGGCATGGGCCTGGTGGACTCCGCGCTGGAAGGCGGCAAGACCAAGCTTGACGGCGACACCATCTTCAAGCTCTACGACACCTTCGGCTTCCCGGTGGACCTGACCGCCGACATCTGCCGCGAACGCGACATCCACGCCGATCTGGAAGGCTTCGAGCACGCGATGGAAGCGCAGCGGGAGCGCGGCCGCGCCGGCTCCAGCTTCAAGATGACCGGCAAGGTCAGCTACAGCGGCGCCGACACCTGCTTCCACGGCTATGATTCCGCCAGCACCGACGCCAAGGTCTTGGCGCTGTTCAAGGGCACCGAGGCCGTCGCCGCGCTGGAAGCCGGCGAAGAAGGCATCGTGGTGCTGGACGACACCCCCTTCTACGCCGAAGGCGGCGGCCAGGTCGGCGACGTGGGCGAGATTTCGCTGCAAGGCGGCATCGGCGCGCTGTTCGACGTCAACGACACCCAGAAGATCCAGGCCGCGGTGTTCGGCCACAAGGGCAAGCTGGCCCGCGGCCGTCTGGCCGTCGGCGACAGCGTGACCGCCACCATCGATCTGCACGCGCGCGCCGCCAGCGCCCGCAACCACTCCGCCACCCACCTCTTGCACGCGGCGCTGCGCCACGTGCTGGGCGACCATGTCGCGCAGAAGGGCTCGCTGGTGAATCCGGAGCGCACCCGCTTCGACTTCGCCCACGGCGAACCGGTCAGCGCAGAACAGATCGCCGAGCTGGAGCGCGTGGTCAACCGCGTGATCAGCCACAACTTGCCGGTCAAGGCCGAAGTGATGAGCATGGAAGCCGCGCAGAAATCCGGCGCGATGATGCTGTTCGGCGAAAAATACGGCGATGAAGTGCGCGTGCTGACCATGGGCGACTTCTCCGCCGAACTGTGCGGCGGCACCCATGTGCAGCGTACCGGCGACATCGGCCTGTTCAAGATCGTGGCGGAAAGCGGCGTCGCCGCCGGCGTGCGCCGCGTCGAAGCCGTCACCGGCGAAGGCGCCATCGCCCACATCCAGGCTCAGGACGCCCTGCTCAAAGAGGCGGCCGGCGCGCTGAAAGCGCAGACGCTGGACGAGGTGGCCGCCAAGATCGGCAGCCTGCAGGACAACGTCAAGACCCTGGAAAAAGAGCTGGCCAAACTCAAGGGCCAACTGGCCGCCTCCGCCGGCGACAGCCTGGCCGACGGCGCGGCCGACGTCAACGGCGTCAAGGTGCTGGCGGTGGAACTGCCGGGCGCGGACAACAACGCGCTGCGCGAAACCCTGGACAAGCTGAAGGACAAGCTGGGCTCCGCCGCCATCGTGCTGGCCGCCAAGGGCGACGGCAAAGTGGCGCTGGTGGCCGGCGTCACCGCCGACCTGACCTCCAAGCTCAAGGCGGGCGAACTGGTCAACTTCGTCGCCCAGCAAGTGGGCGGCAAGGGCGGCGGCCGTCCGGACATGGCCCAGGCCGGCGGCACCCAGCCGGAAAACCTGGCGGCGGCCTTGGCCGGCGTGCAGGCCTGGGTGGCGGCTAAGCTGTAA
- the recX gene encoding recombination regulator RecX, with product MEKSLRARAVDLLSRREYTRRELERRLAPFAESPEQLTALLDDLAEHSWQSDQRFAQQFADSKGQRYGSRRLQQEMRQRGVDAELIRDTLQGRDDLAAAQAQWRKKFGQLPDTPQERARQIRFLAGRGFPMSVIGKVLSGTADDDFSADED from the coding sequence ATGGAAAAAAGCCTGAGGGCGCGAGCCGTCGATCTCCTGTCCCGCCGCGAATACACGCGGCGGGAGCTGGAGCGGCGGCTCGCTCCGTTTGCGGAGAGCCCGGAACAATTGACGGCCTTGCTGGATGATCTGGCCGAACACAGCTGGCAGTCCGATCAGCGTTTCGCCCAGCAGTTCGCCGACAGCAAGGGCCAGCGCTACGGCAGCCGCCGCCTGCAACAGGAAATGCGTCAACGCGGCGTGGACGCCGAACTGATCCGCGACACCTTGCAAGGCCGCGACGACCTTGCCGCCGCCCAGGCGCAATGGCGGAAGAAGTTCGGCCAGCTGCCGGACACGCCGCAGGAGCGCGCGCGCCAGATCCGCTTTCTGGCCGGACGCGGCTTCCCGATGTCCGTGATCGGCAAGGTGCTCAGCGGCACCGCCGACGACGACTTTTCCGCCGACGAGGACTGA
- a CDS encoding SRPBCC domain-containing protein, translated as MQTRGIATHIDIDAAPSAVWRVLCDWAAYPEWNPFIVGLHGRQQIGSRLVVSVHPPGRPRLTFRPRLEVLQTAEELVWLGRALLPGLLDGRHSFRLEALENGGTRLHHGETFSGLLLPLFGQTLLADTRKGFELMNQALKRRAETLASAGAA; from the coding sequence ATGCAAACGCGCGGCATCGCCACCCATATCGACATAGACGCCGCGCCGTCCGCGGTCTGGCGCGTGCTGTGCGACTGGGCAGCCTACCCGGAATGGAACCCCTTCATCGTCGGCCTGCACGGCCGCCAGCAGATAGGGTCTCGCCTGGTGGTCAGCGTCCATCCGCCCGGCCGGCCGCGGCTGACCTTCCGCCCGCGGCTGGAAGTCTTGCAAACGGCGGAGGAGCTGGTGTGGCTGGGGCGCGCGCTGCTGCCCGGCCTGCTGGACGGCCGCCACAGTTTTCGCCTGGAAGCGCTGGAAAACGGCGGCACCCGCCTGCATCACGGCGAAACTTTCAGCGGCCTCTTGCTGCCGCTGTTCGGCCAGACGCTGCTGGCCGACACGCGCAAGGGTTTCGAATTGATGAACCAGGCGCTCAAGCGCCGCGCCGAAACCCTTGCCAGCGCCGGCGCGGCTTGA
- the mltB gene encoding lytic murein transglycosylase B, which produces MKSLLKLAPLAALFSFQLAQADAAFLARPDVQRYIDEQVAGGQFNRPELEAVFANVELKPNIIKILDKPSTSRPWYQFRNSTVGEKTIADGVAFWRANAAALTRAEQQYGVAPELIVAILGVESHYGRNTGSFRLVDALSTIGFDYPRRAEFFRKELTEFLLLAKEEGKDPLTLKGSYAGAMGWPQFMPSSFRKWAVDFDGSGHRDIWSDPDDAIGSVANYFQRHGWRHGDDVILPASVQPGPQIDQLIADKFNLHYTVGELKKMGVTPQSPVADDVPAVLVPLETAPGVTEYWLGLNNFFVITRYNRSTLYAKAVQEIADQLRQRYLAGQAAAQP; this is translated from the coding sequence ATGAAATCTTTGCTTAAACTGGCCCCGTTGGCGGCTCTGTTCTCCTTCCAGCTGGCGCAGGCCGACGCGGCCTTTCTGGCGCGTCCGGACGTGCAGCGCTACATCGACGAGCAAGTGGCCGGCGGCCAGTTCAACCGCCCGGAGCTGGAGGCGGTGTTCGCCAATGTCGAACTCAAGCCCAACATCATCAAGATTCTGGACAAGCCGTCCACCTCGCGCCCCTGGTATCAGTTCCGCAATTCCACGGTGGGGGAAAAGACCATTGCCGACGGCGTGGCGTTCTGGCGCGCCAACGCGGCCGCGCTGACGCGGGCCGAGCAGCAATACGGCGTGGCGCCCGAGCTCATCGTCGCCATCCTGGGCGTGGAGTCCCATTACGGCCGCAACACCGGATCGTTCCGCCTGGTGGACGCCTTGTCCACCATAGGCTTTGATTACCCGCGCCGCGCGGAATTCTTCCGCAAGGAGCTGACCGAGTTCCTGCTGCTGGCCAAGGAGGAGGGCAAGGACCCGCTGACGCTGAAGGGCTCCTACGCCGGCGCGATGGGCTGGCCGCAGTTCATGCCGTCCAGCTTCCGCAAATGGGCGGTGGATTTCGACGGCAGCGGCCACCGCGACATCTGGAGCGATCCGGACGACGCGATCGGCAGCGTGGCCAATTACTTCCAGCGCCACGGCTGGCGCCACGGCGACGACGTGATCCTGCCGGCCAGCGTGCAGCCGGGGCCGCAGATCGATCAGCTGATCGCCGACAAATTCAATCTGCACTACACCGTGGGCGAGCTGAAGAAAATGGGCGTGACGCCGCAGTCGCCGGTGGCCGACGACGTGCCGGCGGTGCTGGTGCCGCTGGAAACGGCGCCCGGCGTCACCGAATACTGGCTGGGCCTCAACAACTTCTTCGTGATCACTCGCTACAACCGCAGCACGCTGTACGCCAAGGCGGTGCAGGAAATCGCGGATCAGCTGCGCCAGCGCTATCTGGCGGGCCAGGCCGCGGCCCAGCCGTGA
- the kdpF gene encoding K(+)-transporting ATPase subunit F: MSVWYLLSALIALGLLGYLIYALLKPENF, translated from the coding sequence ATGAGCGTCTGGTATCTGCTCAGCGCGCTGATCGCGCTGGGCCTGCTTGGCTATCTGATCTACGCACTGCTTAAGCCGGAGAATTTTTAA
- the kdpA gene encoding potassium-transporting ATPase subunit KdpA encodes MFANFIGSAAPLQLGLFLLVLLALAWPLGAYIARVMQGDNVGPLRLFALLERGFYRLAGVKPDEDMGWRGYAVALLLFNVLGALALYLLQRLQGWLPFNPQGMGAVAPDSAFNTAISFVTNTNWQGYGGESTMGYLVQMLGLTVQNFLSAATGAAVVLALVRGFVRHGSAKIGNFWVDVTRFTLYVLLPLSFVFALAFSQQGMIQNLSAYKNAQTVETTHYQQAKTDAQGNAVLGADGKPVMADASTQQQTLPMGPVASQEAIKLLGTNGGGFFNANSAHPFENPTPLSNFLQSLAIFLIPAALCFVFGRMVGDQRQGWAIIAAMTVMFVCAVVTATGAEQAGVPQLSAMGVDQQASHLQAGGNMEGKETRFGVIDTSLFIAVTTSASCGAVNAMHDSLTPIGGLVPTFLMQLGEVVFGGVGSGLYGMLIFAILAVFISGLMVGRTPEYLGKKIEIHEMKMTAITILVTPVLVLTLTAIAVLAASGKAGVLNPGAHGFSEVLYAFTSAANNNGSAFAGLSANTPFYNVATAVAMFFGRFFMIVPILAIAGSLAAKKRLAVTGGTLPTHGPLFVVLLIGTVLLVGALNYVPALALGPVVEQLQMISGR; translated from the coding sequence ATGTTCGCCAATTTCATCGGCTCGGCCGCACCCTTGCAGCTGGGCTTGTTCCTGCTGGTGCTGCTGGCGCTGGCCTGGCCGCTGGGCGCCTATATCGCCCGCGTGATGCAGGGCGACAATGTCGGCCCCCTGCGCCTGTTCGCGCTGCTGGAGCGCGGCTTTTACCGGCTGGCCGGCGTCAAGCCGGACGAAGACATGGGCTGGCGCGGCTACGCCGTCGCCTTGCTGTTGTTCAATGTGCTGGGCGCGCTGGCCTTGTATCTGCTGCAACGCTTGCAGGGCTGGCTGCCGTTCAACCCGCAAGGCATGGGCGCGGTGGCGCCGGATTCCGCGTTCAACACCGCGATCTCCTTCGTCACCAACACCAACTGGCAAGGCTATGGCGGCGAATCCACCATGGGCTATCTGGTGCAGATGCTGGGCCTGACGGTGCAGAACTTCCTGTCCGCCGCCACCGGCGCGGCGGTGGTGCTGGCCCTGGTGCGCGGCTTTGTCCGTCACGGCTCGGCCAAGATCGGCAACTTCTGGGTGGACGTCACCCGCTTCACCCTCTACGTATTGCTGCCGCTGTCCTTCGTGTTCGCGCTGGCCTTCAGCCAGCAAGGCATGATCCAGAACCTGTCCGCCTATAAAAACGCGCAGACGGTGGAAACCACCCATTATCAGCAGGCCAAGACCGATGCTCAGGGCAACGCGGTCCTGGGCGCCGACGGCAAGCCGGTGATGGCGGACGCCAGCACCCAGCAGCAAACGCTGCCCATGGGGCCGGTGGCCTCGCAAGAAGCGATCAAGCTGCTGGGCACCAACGGCGGCGGCTTCTTCAACGCCAACTCGGCGCACCCGTTTGAAAACCCCACCCCGCTGAGCAACTTCCTGCAAAGCCTGGCCATCTTCCTGATCCCGGCGGCGCTGTGCTTCGTGTTCGGCCGCATGGTGGGCGACCAGCGTCAAGGCTGGGCCATCATCGCCGCGATGACGGTGATGTTCGTCTGCGCGGTCGTGACGGCCACCGGCGCGGAGCAGGCCGGCGTGCCGCAGCTGAGCGCAATGGGCGTGGATCAGCAGGCCAGCCATTTGCAGGCCGGCGGCAATATGGAAGGCAAGGAAACCCGCTTCGGCGTCATCGACACCTCGCTGTTCATCGCGGTGACCACCTCCGCCTCCTGCGGCGCGGTCAACGCCATGCACGATTCGCTGACCCCGATCGGCGGCCTGGTACCCACCTTCCTGATGCAGCTGGGCGAGGTGGTGTTCGGCGGCGTCGGCTCCGGCCTGTACGGCATGCTGATCTTCGCCATCCTGGCGGTGTTCATCTCCGGCCTGATGGTGGGCCGCACCCCGGAATACCTGGGCAAGAAGATAGAAATCCATGAGATGAAGATGACGGCGATCACCATTCTGGTCACCCCGGTTCTGGTGCTGACGCTGACCGCCATCGCGGTGCTGGCCGCCTCCGGCAAGGCCGGCGTCCTCAACCCCGGCGCCCACGGCTTCAGCGAGGTGTTGTACGCCTTCACCTCGGCCGCCAACAACAACGGCAGCGCCTTCGCCGGCCTGTCCGCCAACACGCCCTTCTACAACGTCGCCACCGCGGTGGCCATGTTCTTCGGCCGCTTCTTCATGATCGTGCCCATCCTGGCCATCGCCGGTTCCTTGGCCGCCAAGAAGCGGCTGGCCGTCACCGGCGGCACCCTGCCCACCCATGGCCCGCTGTTCGTGGTGCTGCTGATAGGCACCGTCTTGCTGGTGGGCGCGCTCAACTATGTTCCCGCGCTGGCGCTGGGCCCGGTCGTCGAGCAATTGCAGATGATCAGCGGTCGCTGA
- a CDS encoding sulfite exporter TauE/SafE family protein, whose translation MEWGYAIAGLAVGFIVGLTGVGGGSLMTPILLWFGISPATAVGTDLLYAALTKMGGVTVHHRQGHVDWRIAGWLTAGSVPAALLVLAGLSYLHLPEKMLDTLFKLVLGVALLLTAAAILGKPLLLRWLGRAGAASPSFEPRIGLTVATGVVLGVLVTLSSIGAGALGTLALFLLYPALPTSRLVGTEIAHAVPLTLVAGLGHAGLGNVDFTLLLNLLAGSLPGIWLGSKLTRRLAEGWLRPALAVMLAVIGGKLVL comes from the coding sequence ATGGAGTGGGGGTATGCGATCGCGGGTTTGGCGGTGGGCTTCATCGTTGGTCTGACCGGCGTGGGCGGAGGTTCGCTGATGACGCCCATCTTGCTGTGGTTCGGCATCTCTCCGGCCACCGCGGTGGGCACGGATCTCTTATACGCGGCCTTGACCAAGATGGGCGGAGTGACGGTGCATCATCGCCAAGGCCATGTCGATTGGCGCATCGCCGGCTGGCTGACCGCCGGCAGCGTGCCGGCGGCCCTGCTGGTGCTGGCCGGCCTGTCCTATCTGCATCTGCCGGAAAAAATGCTGGACACCCTGTTCAAGCTGGTGCTGGGCGTCGCCTTGCTGCTGACCGCCGCGGCCATCCTGGGCAAACCCTTGCTCTTGCGCTGGCTGGGCCGCGCCGGCGCGGCCAGCCCGTCGTTCGAGCCGCGGATAGGCTTGACCGTGGCCACCGGCGTGGTGTTGGGCGTTTTGGTCACGCTCAGTTCCATCGGCGCCGGGGCCCTGGGCACCCTGGCCTTGTTCCTGCTGTATCCGGCCTTGCCGACTTCGCGGCTGGTGGGCACCGAAATCGCCCACGCGGTGCCCTTGACCCTGGTGGCCGGTCTGGGACACGCCGGGCTCGGCAATGTGGATTTTACGCTCTTGCTCAATCTGCTGGCGGGCTCCCTGCCCGGCATCTGGCTGGGCAGCAAGCTGACGCGGCGGCTGGCGGAGGGCTGGTTGCGGCCGGCGCTGGCGGTGATGCTGGCGGTGATAGGCGGCAAGCTGGTGTTGTGA
- the hrcA gene encoding heat-inducible transcriptional repressor HrcA translates to MMNERAQHLLKVLIERYIVDGQPVGSKTLSMLPGVELSSASIRNVLAELEAMGLIAAPHTSAGRVPTARGYRMFVDRLLTIRPLEEAALHELELNLQPDSPQRIAQSASSLLSELTHFAGVIVTPQRSDIAFRQIEFLRLSERRVLMILVTLDGDVQNHLLTTERDYTPSELIEAGNFINQHYAGQGLDRIASRVADELRQLQGDIAELMSAAIRLGQSSMAASSAAVVVAGGSRLLEVSDLSEDLSRLRQLFSVFERKTELLKLLNQGREAQGVNIFIGEESGVMTLDECSVVTAPYRINGQVVGALGVVGPTRMAYERVIPIVDITARLVSSALSFRA, encoded by the coding sequence ATGATGAACGAACGCGCGCAACACCTGCTCAAGGTCCTGATCGAACGCTACATCGTCGACGGCCAGCCGGTGGGGTCCAAAACCCTGTCCATGCTGCCCGGCGTCGAGCTGTCGTCCGCGTCCATCCGCAATGTGCTGGCGGAGCTGGAGGCGATGGGGCTGATCGCGGCGCCGCACACCTCGGCCGGCCGGGTGCCCACCGCGCGCGGCTACCGCATGTTCGTCGATCGTCTGCTCACCATCCGGCCTTTGGAAGAGGCGGCGCTGCACGAGCTGGAACTGAATCTGCAGCCGGACAGCCCGCAGCGCATCGCCCAGTCCGCGTCCTCCTTGCTGTCCGAGCTGACGCATTTCGCCGGCGTGATCGTCACGCCGCAGCGCTCCGACATCGCCTTTCGCCAGATCGAATTCCTGCGCCTGTCCGAGCGGCGGGTGCTGATGATCTTGGTGACGTTGGACGGGGACGTGCAGAACCATCTGCTGACCACCGAACGCGATTACACGCCGTCGGAATTGATAGAGGCCGGCAATTTCATCAACCAGCATTACGCCGGCCAGGGGCTGGATCGTATCGCCAGCCGGGTGGCGGACGAGTTGCGCCAGCTGCAGGGCGACATCGCCGAATTGATGTCGGCGGCGATCCGCCTGGGGCAGAGCTCGATGGCGGCCAGCAGCGCCGCGGTGGTGGTGGCCGGCGGCAGCCGGCTGCTGGAGGTGAGCGACCTGTCCGAGGACTTGTCGCGGCTGCGTCAGTTGTTCAGCGTGTTCGAACGCAAGACCGAGCTGCTAAAGCTGCTGAACCAGGGGCGGGAAGCGCAGGGCGTGAACATTTTCATCGGCGAGGAGTCTGGCGTGATGACGCTGGACGAATGCTCGGTGGTGACCGCGCCTTACCGGATCAACGGCCAGGTGGTCGGCGCGCTGGGCGTGGTCGGTCCCACCCGGATGGCTTACGAGCGGGTGATCCCTATCGTCGACATTACCGCGCGCCTGGTGTCCAGCGCCTTGTCGTTCCGGGCCTAA